The Pygocentrus nattereri isolate fPygNat1 chromosome 2, fPygNat1.pri, whole genome shotgun sequence genome has a window encoding:
- the LOC108440279 gene encoding Fc receptor-like protein 5 isoform X3 encodes MLVSLVRAGRVQERPKASLILVPAGQLFIGEVVTLRCDIQGHTDTEWRYSFYKNEYQPFYSEVREYSFSVVESDSGKYTCRGERRSDSWRSEISDAVTLTVSALPRATLTVEPESSVFTGESVTLKCEIKGYVGWTYQWYKQDPWGGLITVPQSVHHTVNRDTLTIRGDAVIHGDQYWCRGERRYRTTSSQISDPVTLTVNALPRATLTADPKWSPVFSGESVTLKCEIKGYDGWTYQWYKQDPWRRLITVSQSVYHTINRDTLTIRADTVINGDQYWCRGERHDRSISSQISSSVTLTVNALPRATLTADPKWSPVFSGESVTLKCEIYSYDGWTYQWYKQDPWRRWTAVSQSVYHTVNRDTLTIRADTVINGDQYWCRGERRLRPTSSQNSDSVTLTVEETPKPELTSSHKGAALIGNPVVLYCKLDQSAGWRFYWSKHTQSPENETKTETYSYTISSVSVSDGGQYWCRAGRGNPVYYTHYSDALWINTTKSPKAVASIKPDEKVFRGETVTLRCDMQGGGDTEWRYSWNKDDYSHNSFSTRKENTISPVRESDSGKYTCRGQRRSDSQTSEISDAVTLTVSDRAQAVLRSSPQSWLTEGDSVTLSCEVRGSSTGWTFSWYRDKDELLSDSSRGAGGSYTLSPAALNHTGVYACRAMRGETAYHTQYSDTQPLWITGVSPPVSLMVSPSRAEHFITDSLSLSCEGQSDSTGWRVRRYTHSEKVSDCSSGWGSAAGTTCSISSLITSHTGVYWCESESGESSNPVNISVTFGFIILDSPVHPVTEGDPLTLRCLYHHTKPSNLTAEFYKNGSLLQTQTTGEMTIHTVSKSDEGLYHCKHPEKGESPQSWISVRVSTRSAAKSAIGLVGVVVGVSFAVLFIILLILLWCYRTRKDGQSLSHFTGHQQNINQTSVQNHRESGAGDSQSGYMQAEHVYDTVERAGRINKSDAADELSDVTYSQIMRKNRKSKNKGKYIPAKPSQTETIYSEVQPGKTTDADTGSMAVTYAEIELKTQKKPKKKTEQTSIDADTVYSELKQNTDKGDVTGLDDSTSL; translated from the exons a TGCTGGTTTCACTTGTTCGAGCTGGACGTGTTCAAG agagaccaaaagcttCACTGATCCTGGTGCCTGCTGGACAGCTGTTTATTGGAGAGGTAGTGACTCTCAGATGTGACAtacaaggacacacagacactgagtGGAGATACAGCTTTTATAAAAACGAATATCAACCATTTTATTCAGAAGTTCGAGAATATTCATTCAGTGTTGTAGAGTCTGACAGTGGTAAATACACCtgtagaggagagaggaggagtgacTCTTGGAGATCAGagatcagtgatgctgttacactgactgtatcag CTTTACCCAGAGCTACACTGACTGTAGAACCAGAGAGCTCTGTGTTCACTGGAGAGTCAGTcactctgaagtgtgagattAAAGGTTATGTTGGATGGACGTATCAGTGGTATAAACAGGATCCATGGGGTGGATTGATTACAGTACCTCAGTCTGTGCATCACACTGTAAACAGAGACACTCTCACCATCAGAGGAGACGCTGTGATTCATGGAGATCAGTACtggtgtagaggagagagaCGTTACAGAACAAcatcatcacagatcagtgaCCCTGTTACTCTCACTGTAAACG CTTTACCCAGAGCTACACTGACTGCAGATCCAAAATGGAGTCCTGTATTCAGTGGAGAGTCAGTCACCCTAAAGTGTGAGATTAAAGGTTATGATGGATGGACGTATCAGTGGTATAAACAGGATCCATGGCGTAGATTGATTACAGTGTCTCAGTCTGTGTATCACACTATAAACAGAGACACTCTCACCATCAGAGCAGACACTGTGATTAATGGAGATCAGTACtggtgtagaggagagagacacGACAGATCAATATCATCACAGATCAGTTCCTCTGTTACTCTCACTGTAAACG CTTTACCCAGAGCTACACTGACTGCAGATCCAAAATGGAGTCCTGTATTCAGTGGAGAGTCAGTCACCCTAAAGTGTGAGATTTACTCTTATGATGGATGGACGTATCAGTGGTATAAACAGGATCCATGGCGTAGATGGACTGCAGTGTCTCAGTCTGTGTATCACACTGTAAACAGAGACACTCTCACCATCAGAGCAGACACTGTGATTAATGGAGATCAGTACtggtgtagaggagagagaCGCCTCAGACCAACATCATCACAGAACAGTGACTCTGTTACACTCACTGTAGAGG AAACACCTAAACCTGAACTCACATCAAGCCATAAAGGAGCTGCACTGATAGGAAATCCAGTGGTTCTGTACTGTAAGCTGGATCAGTCTGCTGGATGGAGGTTTTACTGGTCCAAACATACACAGAGCCCTGAGAATGAGACCAAGACTGAAACATACTCCTACACCATCAGCTCAGTCAGTGTCTCTGATGGAGGACAGTACTGGTGCAGAGCTGGGAGAGGAAACCCAGTCTACTACACCCATTACAGTGATGCACTCTGGATAAACACGACTA AGAGTCCCAAAGCTGTGGCGTCCATAAAGCCTGATGAAAAGGTATTCAGAGGAGAGACCGTCACTCTCAGATGTGACATGCAGGGAGGAGGAGACACTGAGTGGAGATACAGCTGGAATAAGGATGATTATAGTCACAACTCATTCAGCACAAGAAAAGAGAATACAATTTCCCCTGTTAGAGAATCTGACAGTGGTAAATACACCTGTAGAGGACAGAGGAGGAGTGACTCTCAGACATCAGAGATCAGCgatgctgttacactgactgtatcag ACAGAGCTCAGGCAGTACTGAGATCTTCTCCACAGAGCTGGCTGACTGAAGGAGACTCAGTGACTCTAAGCTGTGAGGTCAGAGGCTCCTCTACAGGCTGGACATTCAGCTGGTACAGAGATAAAGATGAGCTCCTCTCAGACAGCAGCAGAGGAGCTGGAGGCTCCTACACACTCAGCCCTGCTGCTCTTAATCACACAGGAGTTTATGCGTGCAGAGCAATGAGAGGAGAAACAGCCTATCACACACAGTACAGTGATACACAGCCACTATGGATCACTG GTGTTTCTCCTCCAGTCTCTCTGATGGTCAGTCCCAGCAGAGCTGAACACTTTATTACTGATTCTCTCTCACTGAGCTGTGAGGGTCAGAGTGACTCTACTGGATGGAGAGTGAGACGATATACACACAGTGAGAAGGTGTCAGATTGTTCATCAGGCTGGGGATCAGCTGCAGGAACTACATGCAGCATCAGCTCCCTCATCACATCCCACACTGGAGTGTACTGGTGTGAGTCTGAATCTGGAGAGAGCAGCAATCCTGTCAACATCTCAGTGACCT TTGGCTTTATAATTCTGGACAGTCCTGTCCATCCTGTGACTGAGGGAGATCCTCTGACTCTGCGCTGTTTATATCACCACACAAAGCCCTCAAACCTCACAGCTGAGTTCTATAAGAATGGATCACTCCTCCAGACTCAGACTACAGGAGAGATGACCATCCATACTGtctcaaagtcagatgaaggtctctaccactgtaaacacccagAGAAAGGAGAGTCTCCACAGAGCTGGATCTCAGTCAGAG tgtctACACGCTCAGCTGCTAAATCTGCTATTGGTCTGGTTGGAGTGGTTGTAGGAGTaagttttgctgtgttgttcATCATCTTACTGATACTGCTGTGGTGCTACAGAACCAGGAAAG ATGGTCAGTCCCTGTCTCACTTTACTGGACATCAGCAGAACATCAACCAGACATCAGTGCAGAACCACAGAGAGTCAGGAGCTGGGGACTCTCAGTCTGGATACATGCAGGCTG AACATGTTTATGACACGGTTGAAAGAGCTGGTAGGATTAACAAAA GTGATGCTGCAGATGAGCTCAGTGATGTCACTTACTCACAGATCAtgagaaaaaacaggaaatccAAAAACAAAG GGAAATATATTCCAGCAAAGCCTTCACAGACTGAAACCATTTACTCTGAAGTTCAGCCAGGAAAAACCACAG ATGCTGATACTGGATCCATGGCAGTGACCTATGCTGAGATTGAactgaaaacacagaagaaaccaaagaaaaaaacag AGCAGACTAGTATTGATGCTGACACTGTATACTCAGAGCTCAAGCAGAACACAGATAAAG GTGATGTCACTGGACTTGAtgattcaacatctctctga
- the LOC108440279 gene encoding Fc receptor-like protein 5 isoform X1, which produces MEFGSLSVILLLVSLVRAGRVQERPKASLILVPAGQLFIGEVVTLRCDIQGHTDTEWRYSFYKNEYQPFYSEVREYSFSVVESDSGKYTCRGERRSDSWRSEISDAVTLTVSALPRATLTVEPESSVFTGESVTLKCEIKGYVGWTYQWYKQDPWGGLITVPQSVHHTVNRDTLTIRGDAVIHGDQYWCRGERRYRTTSSQISDPVTLTVNALPRATLTADPKWSPVFSGESVTLKCEIKGYDGWTYQWYKQDPWRRLITVSQSVYHTINRDTLTIRADTVINGDQYWCRGERHDRSISSQISSSVTLTVNALPRATLTADPKWSPVFSGESVTLKCEIYSYDGWTYQWYKQDPWRRWTAVSQSVYHTVNRDTLTIRADTVINGDQYWCRGERRLRPTSSQNSDSVTLTVEETPKPELTSSHKGAALIGNPVVLYCKLDQSAGWRFYWSKHTQSPENETKTETYSYTISSVSVSDGGQYWCRAGRGNPVYYTHYSDALWINTTKSPKAVASIKPDEKVFRGETVTLRCDMQGGGDTEWRYSWNKDDYSHNSFSTRKENTISPVRESDSGKYTCRGQRRSDSQTSEISDAVTLTVSDRAQAVLRSSPQSWLTEGDSVTLSCEVRGSSTGWTFSWYRDKDELLSDSSRGAGGSYTLSPAALNHTGVYACRAMRGETAYHTQYSDTQPLWITGVSPPVSLMVSPSRAEHFITDSLSLSCEGQSDSTGWRVRRYTHSEKVSDCSSGWGSAAGTTCSISSLITSHTGVYWCESESGESSNPVNISVTFGFIILDSPVHPVTEGDPLTLRCLYHHTKPSNLTAEFYKNGSLLQTQTTGEMTIHTVSKSDEGLYHCKHPEKGESPQSWISVRVSTRSAAKSAIGLVGVVVGVSFAVLFIILLILLWCYRTRKDGQSLSHFTGHQQNINQTSVQNHRESGAGDSQSGYMQAEHVYDTVERAGRINKSDAADELSDVTYSQIMRKNRKSKNKGKYIPAKPSQTETIYSEVQPGKTTDADTGSMAVTYAEIELKTQKKPKKKTEQTSIDADTVYSELKQNTDKGDVTGLDDSTSL; this is translated from the exons ATGGAGTTCGGGTCTCTCTCTGTGATACTCT TGCTGGTTTCACTTGTTCGAGCTGGACGTGTTCAAG agagaccaaaagcttCACTGATCCTGGTGCCTGCTGGACAGCTGTTTATTGGAGAGGTAGTGACTCTCAGATGTGACAtacaaggacacacagacactgagtGGAGATACAGCTTTTATAAAAACGAATATCAACCATTTTATTCAGAAGTTCGAGAATATTCATTCAGTGTTGTAGAGTCTGACAGTGGTAAATACACCtgtagaggagagaggaggagtgacTCTTGGAGATCAGagatcagtgatgctgttacactgactgtatcag CTTTACCCAGAGCTACACTGACTGTAGAACCAGAGAGCTCTGTGTTCACTGGAGAGTCAGTcactctgaagtgtgagattAAAGGTTATGTTGGATGGACGTATCAGTGGTATAAACAGGATCCATGGGGTGGATTGATTACAGTACCTCAGTCTGTGCATCACACTGTAAACAGAGACACTCTCACCATCAGAGGAGACGCTGTGATTCATGGAGATCAGTACtggtgtagaggagagagaCGTTACAGAACAAcatcatcacagatcagtgaCCCTGTTACTCTCACTGTAAACG CTTTACCCAGAGCTACACTGACTGCAGATCCAAAATGGAGTCCTGTATTCAGTGGAGAGTCAGTCACCCTAAAGTGTGAGATTAAAGGTTATGATGGATGGACGTATCAGTGGTATAAACAGGATCCATGGCGTAGATTGATTACAGTGTCTCAGTCTGTGTATCACACTATAAACAGAGACACTCTCACCATCAGAGCAGACACTGTGATTAATGGAGATCAGTACtggtgtagaggagagagacacGACAGATCAATATCATCACAGATCAGTTCCTCTGTTACTCTCACTGTAAACG CTTTACCCAGAGCTACACTGACTGCAGATCCAAAATGGAGTCCTGTATTCAGTGGAGAGTCAGTCACCCTAAAGTGTGAGATTTACTCTTATGATGGATGGACGTATCAGTGGTATAAACAGGATCCATGGCGTAGATGGACTGCAGTGTCTCAGTCTGTGTATCACACTGTAAACAGAGACACTCTCACCATCAGAGCAGACACTGTGATTAATGGAGATCAGTACtggtgtagaggagagagaCGCCTCAGACCAACATCATCACAGAACAGTGACTCTGTTACACTCACTGTAGAGG AAACACCTAAACCTGAACTCACATCAAGCCATAAAGGAGCTGCACTGATAGGAAATCCAGTGGTTCTGTACTGTAAGCTGGATCAGTCTGCTGGATGGAGGTTTTACTGGTCCAAACATACACAGAGCCCTGAGAATGAGACCAAGACTGAAACATACTCCTACACCATCAGCTCAGTCAGTGTCTCTGATGGAGGACAGTACTGGTGCAGAGCTGGGAGAGGAAACCCAGTCTACTACACCCATTACAGTGATGCACTCTGGATAAACACGACTA AGAGTCCCAAAGCTGTGGCGTCCATAAAGCCTGATGAAAAGGTATTCAGAGGAGAGACCGTCACTCTCAGATGTGACATGCAGGGAGGAGGAGACACTGAGTGGAGATACAGCTGGAATAAGGATGATTATAGTCACAACTCATTCAGCACAAGAAAAGAGAATACAATTTCCCCTGTTAGAGAATCTGACAGTGGTAAATACACCTGTAGAGGACAGAGGAGGAGTGACTCTCAGACATCAGAGATCAGCgatgctgttacactgactgtatcag ACAGAGCTCAGGCAGTACTGAGATCTTCTCCACAGAGCTGGCTGACTGAAGGAGACTCAGTGACTCTAAGCTGTGAGGTCAGAGGCTCCTCTACAGGCTGGACATTCAGCTGGTACAGAGATAAAGATGAGCTCCTCTCAGACAGCAGCAGAGGAGCTGGAGGCTCCTACACACTCAGCCCTGCTGCTCTTAATCACACAGGAGTTTATGCGTGCAGAGCAATGAGAGGAGAAACAGCCTATCACACACAGTACAGTGATACACAGCCACTATGGATCACTG GTGTTTCTCCTCCAGTCTCTCTGATGGTCAGTCCCAGCAGAGCTGAACACTTTATTACTGATTCTCTCTCACTGAGCTGTGAGGGTCAGAGTGACTCTACTGGATGGAGAGTGAGACGATATACACACAGTGAGAAGGTGTCAGATTGTTCATCAGGCTGGGGATCAGCTGCAGGAACTACATGCAGCATCAGCTCCCTCATCACATCCCACACTGGAGTGTACTGGTGTGAGTCTGAATCTGGAGAGAGCAGCAATCCTGTCAACATCTCAGTGACCT TTGGCTTTATAATTCTGGACAGTCCTGTCCATCCTGTGACTGAGGGAGATCCTCTGACTCTGCGCTGTTTATATCACCACACAAAGCCCTCAAACCTCACAGCTGAGTTCTATAAGAATGGATCACTCCTCCAGACTCAGACTACAGGAGAGATGACCATCCATACTGtctcaaagtcagatgaaggtctctaccactgtaaacacccagAGAAAGGAGAGTCTCCACAGAGCTGGATCTCAGTCAGAG tgtctACACGCTCAGCTGCTAAATCTGCTATTGGTCTGGTTGGAGTGGTTGTAGGAGTaagttttgctgtgttgttcATCATCTTACTGATACTGCTGTGGTGCTACAGAACCAGGAAAG ATGGTCAGTCCCTGTCTCACTTTACTGGACATCAGCAGAACATCAACCAGACATCAGTGCAGAACCACAGAGAGTCAGGAGCTGGGGACTCTCAGTCTGGATACATGCAGGCTG AACATGTTTATGACACGGTTGAAAGAGCTGGTAGGATTAACAAAA GTGATGCTGCAGATGAGCTCAGTGATGTCACTTACTCACAGATCAtgagaaaaaacaggaaatccAAAAACAAAG GGAAATATATTCCAGCAAAGCCTTCACAGACTGAAACCATTTACTCTGAAGTTCAGCCAGGAAAAACCACAG ATGCTGATACTGGATCCATGGCAGTGACCTATGCTGAGATTGAactgaaaacacagaagaaaccaaagaaaaaaacag AGCAGACTAGTATTGATGCTGACACTGTATACTCAGAGCTCAAGCAGAACACAGATAAAG GTGATGTCACTGGACTTGAtgattcaacatctctctga
- the LOC108440279 gene encoding Fc receptor-like protein 5 isoform X2, with protein MEFGSLSVILLLVSLVRAGRVQERPKASLILVPAGQLFIGEVVTLRCDIQGHTDTEWRYSFYKNEYQPFYSEVREYSFSVVESDSGKYTCRGERRSDSWRSEISDAVTLTVSALPRATLTVEPESSVFTGESVTLKCEIKGYVGWTYQWYKQDPWGGLITVPQSVHHTVNRDTLTIRGDAVIHGDQYWCRGERRYRTTSSQISDPVTLTVNALPRATLTADPKWSPVFSGESVTLKCEIKGYDGWTYQWYKQDPWRRLITVSQSVYHTINRDTLTIRADTVINGDQYWCRGERHDRSISSQISSSVTLTVNALPRATLTADPKWSPVFSGESVTLKCEIYSYDGWTYQWYKQDPWRRWTAVSQSVYHTVNRDTLTIRADTVINGDQYWCRGERRLRPTSSQNSDSVTLTVEETPKPELTSSHKGAALIGNPVVLYCKLDQSAGWRFYWSKHTQSPENETKTETYSYTISSVSVSDGGQYWCRAGRGNPVYYTHYSDALWINTTKSPKAVASIKPDEKVFRGETVTLRCDMQGGGDTEWRYSWNKDDYSHNSFSTRKENTISPVRESDSGKYTCRGQRRSDSQTSEISDAVTLTVSDRAQAVLRSSPQSWLTEGDSVTLSCEVRGSSTGWTFSWYRDKDELLSDSSRGAGGSYTLSPAALNHTGVYACRAMRGETAYHTQYSDTQPLWITGVSPPVSLMVSPSRAEHFITDSLSLSCEGQSDSTGWRVRRYTHSEKVSDCSSGWGSAAGTTCSISSLITSHTGVYWCESESGESSNPVNISVTFGFIILDSPVHPVTEGDPLTLRCLYHHTKPSNLTAEFYKNGSLLQTQTTGEMTIHTVSKSDEGLYHCKHPEKGESPQSWISVRVSTRSAAKSAIGLVGVVVGVSFAVLFIILLILLWCYRTRKDGQSLSHFTGHQQNINQTSVQNHRESGAGDSQSGYMQAEHVYDTVERAGDAADELSDVTYSQIMRKNRKSKNKGKYIPAKPSQTETIYSEVQPGKTTDADTGSMAVTYAEIELKTQKKPKKKTEQTSIDADTVYSELKQNTDKGDVTGLDDSTSL; from the exons ATGGAGTTCGGGTCTCTCTCTGTGATACTCT TGCTGGTTTCACTTGTTCGAGCTGGACGTGTTCAAG agagaccaaaagcttCACTGATCCTGGTGCCTGCTGGACAGCTGTTTATTGGAGAGGTAGTGACTCTCAGATGTGACAtacaaggacacacagacactgagtGGAGATACAGCTTTTATAAAAACGAATATCAACCATTTTATTCAGAAGTTCGAGAATATTCATTCAGTGTTGTAGAGTCTGACAGTGGTAAATACACCtgtagaggagagaggaggagtgacTCTTGGAGATCAGagatcagtgatgctgttacactgactgtatcag CTTTACCCAGAGCTACACTGACTGTAGAACCAGAGAGCTCTGTGTTCACTGGAGAGTCAGTcactctgaagtgtgagattAAAGGTTATGTTGGATGGACGTATCAGTGGTATAAACAGGATCCATGGGGTGGATTGATTACAGTACCTCAGTCTGTGCATCACACTGTAAACAGAGACACTCTCACCATCAGAGGAGACGCTGTGATTCATGGAGATCAGTACtggtgtagaggagagagaCGTTACAGAACAAcatcatcacagatcagtgaCCCTGTTACTCTCACTGTAAACG CTTTACCCAGAGCTACACTGACTGCAGATCCAAAATGGAGTCCTGTATTCAGTGGAGAGTCAGTCACCCTAAAGTGTGAGATTAAAGGTTATGATGGATGGACGTATCAGTGGTATAAACAGGATCCATGGCGTAGATTGATTACAGTGTCTCAGTCTGTGTATCACACTATAAACAGAGACACTCTCACCATCAGAGCAGACACTGTGATTAATGGAGATCAGTACtggtgtagaggagagagacacGACAGATCAATATCATCACAGATCAGTTCCTCTGTTACTCTCACTGTAAACG CTTTACCCAGAGCTACACTGACTGCAGATCCAAAATGGAGTCCTGTATTCAGTGGAGAGTCAGTCACCCTAAAGTGTGAGATTTACTCTTATGATGGATGGACGTATCAGTGGTATAAACAGGATCCATGGCGTAGATGGACTGCAGTGTCTCAGTCTGTGTATCACACTGTAAACAGAGACACTCTCACCATCAGAGCAGACACTGTGATTAATGGAGATCAGTACtggtgtagaggagagagaCGCCTCAGACCAACATCATCACAGAACAGTGACTCTGTTACACTCACTGTAGAGG AAACACCTAAACCTGAACTCACATCAAGCCATAAAGGAGCTGCACTGATAGGAAATCCAGTGGTTCTGTACTGTAAGCTGGATCAGTCTGCTGGATGGAGGTTTTACTGGTCCAAACATACACAGAGCCCTGAGAATGAGACCAAGACTGAAACATACTCCTACACCATCAGCTCAGTCAGTGTCTCTGATGGAGGACAGTACTGGTGCAGAGCTGGGAGAGGAAACCCAGTCTACTACACCCATTACAGTGATGCACTCTGGATAAACACGACTA AGAGTCCCAAAGCTGTGGCGTCCATAAAGCCTGATGAAAAGGTATTCAGAGGAGAGACCGTCACTCTCAGATGTGACATGCAGGGAGGAGGAGACACTGAGTGGAGATACAGCTGGAATAAGGATGATTATAGTCACAACTCATTCAGCACAAGAAAAGAGAATACAATTTCCCCTGTTAGAGAATCTGACAGTGGTAAATACACCTGTAGAGGACAGAGGAGGAGTGACTCTCAGACATCAGAGATCAGCgatgctgttacactgactgtatcag ACAGAGCTCAGGCAGTACTGAGATCTTCTCCACAGAGCTGGCTGACTGAAGGAGACTCAGTGACTCTAAGCTGTGAGGTCAGAGGCTCCTCTACAGGCTGGACATTCAGCTGGTACAGAGATAAAGATGAGCTCCTCTCAGACAGCAGCAGAGGAGCTGGAGGCTCCTACACACTCAGCCCTGCTGCTCTTAATCACACAGGAGTTTATGCGTGCAGAGCAATGAGAGGAGAAACAGCCTATCACACACAGTACAGTGATACACAGCCACTATGGATCACTG GTGTTTCTCCTCCAGTCTCTCTGATGGTCAGTCCCAGCAGAGCTGAACACTTTATTACTGATTCTCTCTCACTGAGCTGTGAGGGTCAGAGTGACTCTACTGGATGGAGAGTGAGACGATATACACACAGTGAGAAGGTGTCAGATTGTTCATCAGGCTGGGGATCAGCTGCAGGAACTACATGCAGCATCAGCTCCCTCATCACATCCCACACTGGAGTGTACTGGTGTGAGTCTGAATCTGGAGAGAGCAGCAATCCTGTCAACATCTCAGTGACCT TTGGCTTTATAATTCTGGACAGTCCTGTCCATCCTGTGACTGAGGGAGATCCTCTGACTCTGCGCTGTTTATATCACCACACAAAGCCCTCAAACCTCACAGCTGAGTTCTATAAGAATGGATCACTCCTCCAGACTCAGACTACAGGAGAGATGACCATCCATACTGtctcaaagtcagatgaaggtctctaccactgtaaacacccagAGAAAGGAGAGTCTCCACAGAGCTGGATCTCAGTCAGAG tgtctACACGCTCAGCTGCTAAATCTGCTATTGGTCTGGTTGGAGTGGTTGTAGGAGTaagttttgctgtgttgttcATCATCTTACTGATACTGCTGTGGTGCTACAGAACCAGGAAAG ATGGTCAGTCCCTGTCTCACTTTACTGGACATCAGCAGAACATCAACCAGACATCAGTGCAGAACCACAGAGAGTCAGGAGCTGGGGACTCTCAGTCTGGATACATGCAGGCTG AACATGTTTATGACACGGTTGAAAGAGCTG GTGATGCTGCAGATGAGCTCAGTGATGTCACTTACTCACAGATCAtgagaaaaaacaggaaatccAAAAACAAAG GGAAATATATTCCAGCAAAGCCTTCACAGACTGAAACCATTTACTCTGAAGTTCAGCCAGGAAAAACCACAG ATGCTGATACTGGATCCATGGCAGTGACCTATGCTGAGATTGAactgaaaacacagaagaaaccaaagaaaaaaacag AGCAGACTAGTATTGATGCTGACACTGTATACTCAGAGCTCAAGCAGAACACAGATAAAG GTGATGTCACTGGACTTGAtgattcaacatctctctga